In one Candidatus Hydrogenedentota bacterium genomic region, the following are encoded:
- a CDS encoding type II toxin-antitoxin system RelE/ParE family toxin — MPKTRVVFFRESDGTAPVLDWLRGLNDKARDKCVVRIERLRDLGHELRRPEADYLRDGIYELRSHYQTINYRIMYFFHGKDAVVLAHALTKEQRVPSADIEIAPKRKRRYEAGPARHTLEV; from the coding sequence GTGCCGAAAACACGCGTCGTATTCTTCCGCGAATCGGATGGCACCGCGCCAGTGCTGGACTGGTTGCGCGGATTGAACGATAAGGCCAGGGACAAATGCGTCGTGCGCATCGAACGCCTTCGCGATCTGGGACACGAGTTGCGCCGGCCGGAGGCGGACTACCTTCGCGACGGTATTTACGAGTTGCGCAGTCACTATCAGACGATCAACTACAGGATTATGTATTTCTTTCACGGAAAGGACGCCGTCGTTCTTGCGCATGCACTCACGAAGGAACAACGAGTTCCCAGTGCTGATATTGAAATTGCGCCGAAACGCAAGCGGCGCTATGAAGCAGGCCCAGCGCGGCACACGTTGGAGGTTTAA
- a CDS encoding BON domain-containing protein — translation MQWLSKAAILFGIVGAALAANAQGALEGTKEAVTDTAITARIETLFAVNEHLSPFNINTTTNNGVVTLTGTVSDDVQKQLATDLAKTVDGVTDVKNELTVVGTVVSQRPPKTWRQRIDDASLKAAIRSNLLWNRELKGLNIGVECDGGSVTIFGVVGNEFAKQSIEKIVMDTRGVNAVTNNITVHAAQSVDPISTVTRAVSDDVVAARVKSNLLVNRYVTTRNLNVKVVDGLCILTGTVDTEAQREAAEKLAASISGVTQVQNDLKVYAPPAPTAPPPAP, via the coding sequence ATGCAGTGGTTGTCCAAAGCCGCGATACTATTCGGTATTGTCGGCGCGGCCCTTGCCGCCAACGCTCAAGGCGCGCTTGAAGGCACAAAGGAAGCAGTTACCGACACGGCGATTACCGCGCGCATCGAAACGCTGTTCGCGGTGAACGAGCACCTCAGTCCGTTCAATATCAATACGACAACGAACAATGGCGTTGTCACGCTGACCGGCACGGTGTCGGACGACGTGCAGAAGCAGCTCGCCACGGACCTCGCGAAGACCGTTGACGGCGTGACCGACGTGAAGAACGAACTGACGGTCGTGGGCACGGTCGTCTCCCAGCGGCCCCCAAAGACGTGGCGGCAGCGCATTGACGACGCGTCGCTCAAGGCGGCGATCCGATCGAACCTGCTCTGGAACCGAGAACTCAAGGGATTGAACATCGGCGTCGAATGCGACGGCGGCAGTGTGACAATCTTCGGCGTGGTCGGCAACGAGTTCGCGAAGCAAAGCATCGAAAAGATTGTGATGGACACGCGCGGCGTGAACGCAGTAACGAACAACATCACCGTGCACGCGGCGCAGTCCGTTGATCCCATCTCGACCGTGACGCGGGCGGTGTCCGACGACGTGGTCGCGGCGCGCGTGAAGAGCAATCTGCTGGTGAACCGGTACGTGACCACACGGAACCTGAACGTAAAGGTTGTCGATGGGCTGTGCATCCTCACCGGCACGGTCGACACCGAAGCGCAGCGCGAGGCCGCGGAGAAACTTGCGGCGAGCATCAGCGGGGTGACGCAGGTCCAGAACGATTTGAAGGTGTACGCGCCGCCCGCACCGACAGCGCCGCCCCCGGCGCCATAA
- the mdh gene encoding malate dehydrogenase, whose amino-acid sequence MASGKRFKIACIGAGNVGAACAQYCLDMELGDVVLTDVVEGVPQGKALDLTEAGPVRGYSCVATGTNDYKDIAGADVCVVTAGLPRKPGMTRLDLLEKNGRIITDVCENIKKHAPNSVVIIVTNPLDVMAYVAYKKLGFPASRVIGMAGILDSSRMRAFVAMELGCSMKNVDTMVLGSHGDDMVPLPEYTTVSGIPITKLMPRERVDAIVERTRKGGGEIVALLKTGSAYYAPGASAARMAEAILRDEQQILPCAAYLDGLYGLKDVYAGVPCKIGHAGVMDIIELELTADQKAALHKSSDEVRSGIDGLKQLGIL is encoded by the coding sequence ATGGCATCGGGTAAGCGGTTCAAGATTGCGTGCATTGGCGCGGGCAACGTGGGCGCGGCGTGCGCGCAGTATTGTCTGGATATGGAATTGGGGGACGTTGTCCTGACCGACGTGGTCGAGGGCGTGCCGCAGGGCAAGGCGCTCGATTTGACGGAAGCCGGGCCGGTGCGCGGCTATAGCTGCGTGGCCACGGGCACAAACGATTACAAGGACATCGCGGGCGCGGACGTCTGCGTGGTGACGGCGGGGCTGCCGCGCAAGCCGGGCATGACGCGGCTCGACCTGCTCGAGAAGAACGGCCGGATCATCACCGACGTGTGCGAGAACATCAAGAAGCACGCGCCGAATTCGGTGGTGATCATCGTGACAAACCCGCTTGATGTGATGGCCTACGTCGCGTACAAGAAGCTCGGCTTTCCGGCGAGCCGCGTCATCGGCATGGCGGGAATCCTCGACAGCTCGCGCATGCGCGCGTTCGTGGCGATGGAACTCGGGTGCAGCATGAAGAACGTGGACACGATGGTGCTCGGTTCGCACGGCGACGACATGGTGCCGCTGCCGGAGTACACGACCGTGTCGGGTATTCCGATCACGAAGCTGATGCCGAGGGAGCGGGTGGACGCAATTGTCGAACGCACGCGCAAGGGTGGCGGCGAGATCGTCGCGCTGCTGAAGACAGGCAGCGCCTATTACGCGCCGGGCGCGAGCGCCGCGCGCATGGCGGAAGCGATCCTGCGCGACGAACAGCAAATCTTGCCGTGCGCCGCGTATCTCGATGGACTGTACGGATTGAAGGATGTATACGCGGGCGTGCCGTGCAAGATCGGCCACGCGGGCGTGATGGATATTATCGAGCTCGAACTGACCGCCGATCAGAAGGCCGCGCTGCACAAATCGTCGGATGAAGTGCGCAGCGGAATCGATGGGTTGAAGCAACTGGGAATCCTGTAA
- a CDS encoding DEAD/DEAH box helicase, with amino-acid sequence MSFDNLNIDPRCLRVLKANRIATPTPVQAQAIPVALEGCDVIAIAQTGTGKTLAFGLPSLTRLARENVRGTRMLVLAPTRELAQQVHDVLDPHARALGLRAACVYGGVGMERQAQALRNGTPIIVATPGRLIDHMQRGNVNFKHLSILVLDEADRMLDMGFMPSIERILREVPKERQTMMFSATFPKEIAELTKSMQRDAIRIQVGAPAQPAKDVKQGVYAVHGDKKLGLLADILRKDEVTSALVFLRTKHRTDKIAKALHKEGFKAQAIHGGRSQRQRQQAIDGFRAGHYNVLVATDVAARGLDVQGISHVVNFDVPNCSDDYVHRIGRTGRANASGVAYTLVCPEEGRTLREIERDLGNVIPREDWDGAIHIDTNGPAQQERWGNRKRDVTSRHGDRNGRGRSSRGGDRDRARAPRSYEARENSDNRQRSASREGADSERRNDARHGAARNHEPRERAHGDARRAPRDNGHRDGNGANNRDDERMNSRNGRSSDTYSRAERAGSTQFDRVFRKNRAGDFLGTHEAKAERTEGKHERSERPARRSGNDARNNGERHGARKSAHQGRSGRR; translated from the coding sequence GTGTCTTTTGACAACCTGAACATCGATCCGCGTTGCCTCCGTGTGTTGAAGGCGAACCGGATCGCCACCCCAACCCCCGTCCAGGCGCAGGCCATTCCTGTCGCGCTCGAGGGCTGCGACGTGATCGCCATCGCCCAGACCGGCACCGGCAAGACGCTTGCCTTCGGCCTGCCGTCGCTCACGCGCCTCGCGCGCGAAAACGTCCGCGGCACGCGCATGCTTGTCCTCGCGCCCACGCGCGAACTCGCGCAGCAGGTGCACGATGTGCTGGATCCCCATGCGCGCGCGCTGGGCCTTCGCGCCGCGTGCGTATACGGCGGCGTCGGCATGGAGCGCCAGGCGCAGGCCCTGCGCAACGGGACGCCGATCATCGTGGCGACGCCGGGCCGCCTGATCGATCACATGCAGCGCGGCAACGTGAACTTCAAGCACCTGTCGATCCTCGTGCTCGACGAAGCCGACCGCATGCTCGACATGGGCTTCATGCCCAGCATCGAGCGCATTCTCCGGGAAGTGCCGAAGGAACGCCAGACAATGATGTTCTCCGCGACCTTCCCGAAGGAAATCGCCGAACTGACGAAGAGCATGCAGCGCGACGCCATCCGCATTCAGGTCGGCGCGCCCGCGCAGCCCGCGAAGGACGTGAAGCAGGGCGTATACGCTGTGCACGGCGACAAGAAACTCGGTTTGCTCGCCGATATCCTGCGCAAGGATGAGGTGACATCCGCGCTCGTGTTCCTCCGCACCAAGCACCGCACCGACAAGATCGCGAAAGCGTTGCACAAGGAAGGCTTCAAAGCGCAGGCGATTCACGGCGGGCGCTCGCAGCGCCAGCGCCAGCAGGCCATCGACGGCTTCCGCGCCGGACACTACAACGTCCTCGTCGCGACGGACGTCGCCGCGCGCGGACTCGACGTGCAGGGCATCAGCCACGTCGTGAACTTCGACGTGCCGAACTGCTCGGACGATTACGTCCACCGCATCGGCCGCACCGGCCGCGCCAACGCCAGCGGCGTCGCGTACACGCTCGTGTGCCCCGAAGAAGGACGCACCCTGCGCGAGATCGAACGCGACCTCGGCAACGTAATCCCCCGCGAAGACTGGGACGGCGCCATCCACATCGATACCAACGGTCCCGCGCAGCAGGAACGTTGGGGCAACCGCAAACGCGATGTAACCTCGCGCCACGGCGACCGCAATGGACGCGGCAGATCCAGCCGCGGCGGCGATCGCGATCGCGCGCGCGCCCCGCGTAGTTACGAGGCGCGCGAAAACTCGGACAATCGCCAGCGCTCGGCCTCGCGCGAGGGCGCAGACAGCGAACGGCGTAACGATGCGCGTCACGGTGCAGCGCGAAACCACGAGCCGCGCGAGCGTGCGCACGGCGATGCGCGCCGCGCGCCGCGCGACAACGGCCATCGCGACGGCAACGGCGCCAACAACCGTGACGATGAACGCATGAACAGCCGGAACGGCCGTTCAAGCGACACGTACTCGCGCGCGGAACGCGCCGGCTCGACGCAGTTCGACCGCGTATTCCGGAAGAATCGCGCCGGCGACTTCCTCGGCACGCACGAAGCGAAAGCCGAACGCACGGAAGGCAAACACGAACGCAGCGAACGTCCCGCGCGTCGCAGCGGCAACGATGCGCGAAACAACGGAGAGCGCCACGGTGCGCGCAAAAGCGCGCATCAAGGCCGCTCCGGCCGCCGCTAA
- a CDS encoding DUF4276 family protein: protein MSKRVLILVEGQTEERFVKDILSPAFFDLDLYFHVTLLVTKRVKSGPNFKGGITTFGKFEKDANRLLNSAGDALVTTLLDYYGLPNDFPGMRDRSQEPTPLRRVKHVERAIHHHFGAPSNFLPFLALHEFEAWLYCSASELPRILTEQSRQQRFAKICNSVASPEEINENPNAAPSKRIKDLFPAYRKVIHGPLTVAKIGLEVIREQCPHFAEWLTNLEDFANS, encoded by the coding sequence GTGAGTAAGCGGGTATTGATTCTCGTCGAGGGGCAGACGGAAGAGCGTTTTGTCAAGGACATTTTGAGTCCAGCATTCTTTGATCTTGATTTGTATTTCCATGTGACGCTGTTGGTGACCAAACGAGTGAAGAGCGGGCCGAATTTCAAAGGAGGAATAACAACCTTCGGCAAATTCGAGAAAGATGCGAATCGGCTGTTGAATAGTGCCGGCGACGCCCTCGTAACGACTCTATTGGATTACTATGGGCTGCCCAATGACTTTCCAGGAATGAGGGATCGCTCTCAAGAACCAACCCCACTTCGACGCGTCAAACATGTCGAGCGAGCTATCCATCATCATTTTGGCGCGCCCTCCAATTTTTTACCATTTTTGGCGCTTCACGAATTTGAAGCGTGGTTATACTGTTCAGCGTCCGAACTCCCACGTATTTTGACTGAGCAGTCTAGACAACAAAGATTCGCGAAGATTTGTAATAGCGTCGCCTCACCCGAAGAGATCAATGAAAACCCCAATGCCGCACCATCAAAACGGATAAAGGATTTGTTTCCGGCATACAGAAAAGTCATCCACGGGCCCCTAACCGTCGCAAAGATCGGTTTAGAAGTTATACGTGAACAGTGCCCACATTTTGCCGAGTGGTTGACAAATCTGGAAGATTTTGCGAATTCATGA
- a CDS encoding AAA family ATPase has product MRTLQKVRIKNFKSIRSQELALGSLNVFIGGNGAGKSNLIEVFRFLREITTQNLSGYTQQKGGAETLLYLGRKKSSFMEFFLEFGEGHTSNAYDVQLRATDQDSFIVAQEIVYYHDKKNYPSKPYDKTVALSEKESRLKTIKHICARQVVADLDSYRVYHFHDTSDSAAVKLTCDVNDNRYLRPQAENLAAFLYWLQEKKQDYFENIQDTTRQIAPFFDSFRLAPSRLNERRIQLEWKHVGSDSYFNTSSLSDGTLRFICLATLLLQPQLPTLVLLDEPELGLHPAAITLLAHLLASASTRTQVMVATQSVTLVNQLEPEDVWTVDRNDGQSVFRHLSRADMSNWLDDYALGELWEKNILGARP; this is encoded by the coding sequence ATGCGCACACTCCAAAAGGTACGAATCAAGAACTTTAAGTCAATCCGAAGCCAAGAGCTGGCGCTCGGATCTCTGAACGTATTTATCGGCGGAAACGGAGCGGGTAAGTCGAATCTGATCGAAGTTTTCCGGTTTTTGCGCGAAATCACTACCCAAAATCTATCAGGCTACACCCAGCAAAAAGGCGGTGCCGAAACTCTGCTTTACCTCGGCCGAAAGAAGTCTTCTTTCATGGAGTTTTTTTTGGAGTTTGGCGAAGGGCACACTTCCAATGCATACGACGTTCAACTTCGCGCGACTGACCAAGATTCATTCATCGTGGCGCAAGAGATTGTTTATTACCACGACAAAAAGAATTACCCTTCTAAGCCGTACGACAAAACAGTCGCCTTGTCAGAGAAAGAGTCTCGACTCAAAACGATTAAACACATATGTGCGCGCCAGGTTGTAGCAGACCTTGACAGCTATCGTGTATACCATTTTCACGATACAAGCGACTCGGCGGCTGTGAAATTAACCTGTGACGTCAACGACAATCGGTACTTGAGACCACAGGCAGAGAATCTTGCTGCCTTCTTATATTGGCTGCAGGAGAAGAAACAAGACTATTTTGAGAACATCCAGGACACTACTCGTCAGATCGCGCCATTTTTCGATTCATTCCGCCTTGCCCCATCACGGTTAAATGAGAGAAGAATTCAGCTTGAGTGGAAGCACGTAGGCAGTGATTCGTACTTCAATACTTCGTCGCTCTCTGATGGCACGCTGCGCTTCATTTGCTTAGCAACGTTGCTTTTGCAGCCACAATTGCCAACTTTGGTCTTGCTCGATGAGCCGGAATTGGGACTTCACCCTGCAGCAATAACACTTTTGGCTCACCTTCTTGCGTCTGCCTCAACACGCACGCAAGTAATGGTTGCAACACAATCAGTAACGTTAGTAAACCAACTGGAACCAGAGGACGTGTGGACGGTAGATCGCAATGATGGTCAAAGTGTCTTCCGCCATCTCAGCCGGGCCGATATGTCTAACTGGCTGGATGACTATGCCCTCGGAGAACTGTGGGAGAAAAATATTCTGGGTGCAAGGCCGTGA